The following coding sequences are from one Musa acuminata AAA Group cultivar baxijiao chromosome BXJ2-4, Cavendish_Baxijiao_AAA, whole genome shotgun sequence window:
- the LOC103977262 gene encoding rac-like GTP-binding protein 5, which translates to MSASRFIKCVTVGDGAVGKTCMLISYTSNTFPTDYVPTVFDNFSANVVVDGSTVNLGLWDTAGQEDYNRLRPLSYRGADVFLLAFSLISKASYENVAKKWIPELRHYAPGVPIILVGTKLDLRDDKQFFIDHPGAMPISTAQGEELRKLIGAAAYIECSSKTQQNVKAVFDTAIKVVLQPPKQRRKKKRKTQNTCSIL; encoded by the exons ATGAGCGCGTCGAGGTTTATAAAGTGCGTGACGGTCGGAGATGGCGCGGTCGGGAAGACCTGCATGCTGATTTCCTACACCAGCAACACGTTCCCCACG GACTATGTGCCTACTGTTTTCGACAATTTCAGTGCAAATgtcgtggtagatggtagcactgTTAACCTAGGTCTATGGGATACAGCAG GCCAGGAAGATTACAATAGACTAAGACCTTTGAGCTATCGTGGAGCTGACGTTTTTCTTCTTGCCTTCTCTCTGATTAGTAAGGCCAGCTACGAAAATGTTGCTAAGAAG TGGATTCCTGAATTGAGGCATTATGCCCCAGGGGTTCCTATAATTCTCGTTGGAACAAAACTTG ATCTTCGGGATGACAAGCAGTTTTTTATTGATCACCCCGGTGCTATGCCAATCTCCACTGCTCAG GGGGAAGAGCTGAGGAAGCTAATTGGAGCTGCTGCTTACATCGAGTGTAGTTCAAAGACGCAGCAA AATGTCAAAGCTGTTTTTGATACAGCCATTAAAGTTGTACTTCAGCCACCAAagcaaaggaggaagaagaagagaaagacacAGAACACCTGTTCCATTTTGTGA